One genomic segment of Centropristis striata isolate RG_2023a ecotype Rhode Island chromosome 13, C.striata_1.0, whole genome shotgun sequence includes these proteins:
- the LOC131984066 gene encoding sterile alpha motif domain-containing protein 9-like, with the protein MAEELEQSPKNWTESQVSTWLRSIEVKERDIEKFYEVEVDGKTLLTLNKDFLKTEIGLKPGPAHFIIQKRDELINSKQKSQEKKKFTSDKTEDKKNSDQKSIQSLPTTTEGPLACDKKAQAQCVLTSKEDCRPRPFEKEGVDFIYVKHRVLQPESGAFNLTSPCHEYKSLSTAAALDRTRLQAKFAHEVLKFATGCMNIRTNGTIHFGVMDSKEDKGYVHGEIVGIPVKEKDIYVDALDYIEKSISANSEHVRQCVRPPRFIEVMDRESTEKRYVVEVDIVPSVSTVSSKVYAVRLPNFNESSNKVEYEKEKILRRVGTKTEPVIDKDLGDFYQRVKDRDAQRQEAEKNQFLIAPDFCQDLGRKLKMLMASGKKFIEKDKWFILVTNKFEPDHLCNIDWLLNLNTFCVFDFDPDSKISGLCSKYLEHHAANMHSLQSYKISGDMSIKEFISHLHLFDLTSWIFCNGRTDFKGNEPPCDEMTWIKTKMTLLRESVSMICKQILPKGTFQVIFLLTSPVEKPLLHTFNEFFTDMEGHEDIICICESQNNFQKWQSFAEGSCGPETVNNSSVVGMKMSHINSTLQQIQPVNACASKNLPVFVKGTCLLETQEEEQLFTLEILTVDHCDETSKDFIDEEKANIEKQFYRGGRVSWLNFWLAEHKYVGDVIERDAYQDVSKLLSETLKWNSDQTPVNSINIYHHPGSGGSTVARQVLWNNRKDLRCAVVKPSYSAAIVAQHAVELREYEEKDPQTCLPVLLLIEDSDREYLDDLKNELEVAINTKKIQYGTLCFILLTCRRSHDPEKRCKESPLQNVSVTHKLSDQERRKFAGKREALEERYEAGFILTFVLMSEGFDEKYVQQFVEHLLQGIDRQSLVTHLIQYVALLNTYVQNSFISQSHCEAFLALTIYMERFRQHDFEKSLSDQAKLVFLHLRDDKTHIESIRIIHPLVAKEILQQLLGNQETQSSLALKLLCENVLFEHRFGREDYLSFLRALFIRRSRISKGDKYDSFFSPLIEHVCEKEKSPDKAMELLKEAFHHFHEDPFFAQQLARLHYTYEKFEEAKYWAETAAKQQPNNSYILDTKGQVYRKWFQAKCKALENVPKTAQNIANAMETALKAIECFQACEKAANADMENLNSSGFFSEVEVGCSLLKLISSSQVFANRANGHSECVTYLLTDYIPEDVKDAWEPFHGRVKKLHQTMQDALEWISEDLSYFQTDIGADGEKTPERPEEKISHPLIWLAKKSSEYGKYFSETYSTALQGQSIPANLTPFQKRMIIYHLGGGNITSILSKLSDQRDAVRLLETILSLYPSNPKRAKFSQRDIVNYITAHLTLNCLSPQNQEVAPVKDLQVLCHQFPTDKRKCLPSALFLLTLLFWPDDHDTNLEKETKYEIVQSAVEHLEKGYWTKMKDIPQRRRRLYTHFFLGSGNGLDKYVHKKKFEKVTKVLSVSEKRMKWFTGDAWKKPEIATMLKQVSGWTEDGVVYLDGPRKKKFNILPLHVPSVPHSNEHITFYLGFTYRGPVACNIIVKK; encoded by the exons atgg CTGAAGAACTTGAGCAGTCACCCAAAAATTGGACTGAATCTCAGGTTAGCACCTGGCTAAGGTCTATTGAAGTAAAGGAGCGGGACATAGAAAAGTTTTATGAGGTAGAAGTAGATGGAAAAACTCTTCTTACACTCAATAAGGACTTTTTGAAGACCGAGATTGGCCTGAAACCAGGGCCTGCTCATTTTATCATTCAGAAGAGGGATGAGCTCATCAACTCGAAGCAAAAGTCTCAAGAGAAGAAAAAGTTTACAAGTGACAAGACTGAGGACAAGAAAAACAGTGATCAGAAATCAATTCAAAGTCTTCCTACAACAACTGAAGGTCCTCTTGCATGTGACAAAAAAGCTCAGGCACAATGTGTGTTGACTTCAAAGGAAGATTGTAGACCACGGCCATTTGAAAAGGAAGGAGTTGACTTCATATATGTAAAGCACAGAGTCCTGCAACCTGAATCAGGTGCTTTTAATCTGACATCCCCATGCCATGAATATAAGTCTCTATCTACAGCTGCTGCACTGGATCGCACCAGACTCCAAGCTAAGTTTGCCCATGAGGTTCTTAAATTTGCAACTGGTTGTATGAACATCAGAACAAATGGCACAATACACTTTGGTGTGATGGATAGCAAGGAAGATAAAGGATATGTGCATGGTGAGATTGTTGGTATCCCTGTAAAAGAGAAAGACATTTATGTCGATGCTTTGGACTACATTGAAAAGAGTATCTCTGCCAACAGTGAGCATGTACGTCAGTGTGTGCGTCCACCAAGGTTCATTGAGGTTATGGATCGAGAAAGCACAGAAAAGAGGTATGTGGTAGAGGTTGACATAGTGCCTTCAGTAAGCACTGTTAGTAGCAAGGTGTATGCTGTTCGTCTGCCAAACTTCAATGAGTCATCTAACAAAGTAGAATATGAGAAGGAAAAAATTCTGCGGAGGGTGGGCACAAAAACGGAACCAGTGATAGACAAAGACCTAGGTGATTTTTACCAGCGAGTCAAAGATCGGGACGCTCAAAGACAAGAAGCAGAGAAAAATCAGTTCCTCATTGCCCCAGACTTCTGCCAAGACCTTGGAAGGAAACTCAAAATGCTAATGGCTAGTGGGAAGAAATTCATCGAAAAGGACAAATGGTTCATACTTGTCACAAACAAATTTGAACCTGACCACCTTTGCAACATTGATTGGCTGCTCAACTTGAACAcattctgtgtgtttgactTTGACCCAGACTCAAAGATATCGGGTCTTTGCAGTAAATACCTTGAGCATCATGCTGCAAACATGCATTCCCTGCAGAGCTATAAGATATCCGGGGACATGAGCATCAAAGAATTCATAAGCCACTTGCATCTGTTTGATCTAACTAGTTGGATCTTTTGTAATGGCCGTACTGACTTCAAGGGAAATGAGCCTCCGTGTGATGAGATGACTTGGAtcaagacaaaaatgactttaCTGCGGGAATCTGTGTCTATGATCTGTAAACAAATCTTGCCAAAAGGGACTTTCCAGGTCATTTTTCTTCTTACATCACCAGTTGAGAAACCACTCTTGCACACATTCAATGAGTTTTTCACAGACATGGAAGGCCACGAAGACATCATCTGCATCTGTGAATCTCAAAACAACTTCCAGAAGTGGCAGAGCTTTGCAGAGGGGTCATGTGGACCAGAAACTGTGAACAATTCCAGTGTTGTTGGGATGAAAATGAGTCATATAAATTCAACTCTGCAGCAAATACAACCTGTAAACGCATGTGCCAGCAAAAACTTGCCAGTCTTTGTGAAAGGGACATGTCTTCTTGAAACACAGGAAGAGGAACAGCTTTTCACCTTGGAGATTCTGACAGTTGACCATTGTGATGAAACAAGCAAAGACTTCATCGATGAGGAGAAAGCAAACATTGAAAAGCAGTTCTACCGGGGTGGGAGAGTAAGCTGGTTGAATTTTTGGCTTGCTGAACACAAGTATGTTGGAGACGTCATTGAAAGAGATGCTTATCAAGATGTTTCCAAGCTTCTCTCTGAAACTTTGAAATGGAATTCCGATCAAACTCCGGTGAACAGTATAAACATCTACCATCATCCAGGAAGTGGTGGAAGCACTGTGGCAAGACAAGTGCTGTGGAACAACAGGAAAGATCTAAGGTGTGCAGTTGTGAAGCCGTCATACTCAGCTGCTATTGTTGCACAACATGCAGTGGAACTAAGAGAATATGAAGAAAAAGACCCACAGACATGCCTCCCCGTGCTTCTCCTTATAGAAGACTCTGACAGAGAATACCTCGATGATCTCAAAAACGAACTAGAGGTTGCCATTAACaccaaaaaaatccaatatggaactctgtgtttcattttgttgaccTGCAGACGATCCCATGATCCAGAGAAGAGATGCAAGGAGTCTCCATTACAGAATGTGTCTGTCACTCACAAACTGTCCGATCAAGAGAGGAGAAAGTTTGCTGGAAAACGAGAGGCACTTGAAGAACGATATGAGGCTGGATTCATCCTGACATTTGTTCTGATGAGTGAAGGATTCGATGAGAAATATGTTCAACAGTTTGTTGAACATTTGCTCCAAGGCATTGACCGGCAGTCTCTTGTCACTCACCTCATTCAATACGTAGCACTGCTGAACACTTATGTTCAAAACTCCTTCATCTCTCAGTCCCATTGTGAAGCCTTCCTTGCTTTAACCATTTACATGGAAAGGTTTCGACAGCATGACTTTGAGAAATCACTCAGTGATCAGGCTAAACTAGTCTTCTTGCACCTCAGAGATGACAAGACGCACATTGAATCAATCAGAATCATCCATCCACTCGTTGCAAAGGAAATTCTCCAACAACTTTTGGGAAACCAAGAGACCCAAAGCAGTTTGGCACTGAAATTGCTCtgtgaaaatgtgctttttgaaCACAGATTTGGAAGAGAAGACTATCTCTCATTTCTGAGAGCTCTTTTCATAAGGCGATCCAGAATAAGCAAAGGTGACAAATATGATAGTTTTTTCTCCCCTCTGATTGAGCATGTGTGCGAAAAGGAGAAAAGTCCAGACAAAGCAATGGAGTTACTCAAGGAAGCATTTCACCATTTCCATGAAGATCCATTCTTTGCACAACAACTTGCTCGTCTGCATTACACTTATGAGAAGTTTGAAGAGGCAAAGTACTGGGCAGAGACAGCTGCTAAACAGCAGCCCAACAACTCATACATACTGGACACAAAAGGCCAGGTGTACAGAAAATGGTTCCAAGCTAAATGCAAAGCTTTGGAAAATGTACCAAAGACAGCCCAAAATATAGCAAATGCTATGGAGACTGCACTGAAAGCCATTGAGTGTTTTCAAGCATGTGAGAAAGCAGCTAACGCAGATATGGAAAACCTTAACagttcaggttttttttctgaagtcGAAGTTGGATGCAGCCTGCTCAAACTGATCTCTTCATCACAAGTGTTTGCAAACAGAGCCAATGGTCACTCGGAGTGTGTGACGTACCTTTTAACCGATTACATTCCTGAGGATGTAAAAGATGCATGGGAACCATTTCATGGCAGAGTGAAAAAACTTCATCAAACAATGCAAGATGCTTTGGAATGGATTTCAGAAGACCTTAGTTACTTCCAGACAGACATCGGTGCAGATGGAGAAAAGACGCCTGAACGTCCTGAGGAGAAGATAAGCCATCCACTGATATGGCTCGCAAAAAAGTCTTCAGAGTATGGGAAGTACTTCAGTGAAACATATTCCACTGCACTTCAAGGGCAGTCAATCCCAGCCAATCTGACTCCTTTCCAGAAACGCATGATCATCTATCATCTTGGCGGGGGTAACATAACATCTATCCTCTCCAAGCTGTCTGACCAGAGGGATGCAGTACGCCTCCTAGAGACCATCCTTTCTCTCTACCCCAGCAATCCCAAAAGGGCCAAATTTAGTCAAAGAGATATTGTCAATTACATAACGGCCCACCTGACTCTGAACTGCTTGTCACCACAGAATCAAGAGGTAGCTCCTGTGAAAGATCTACAGGTACTCTGTCACCAGTTCCCAACTGACAAAAGGAAATGTTTACCAAGTGCCCTGTTCCTGCTTACCCTGCTTTTCTGGCCAGATGATCATGACACAAACCTTGAGAAAGAaaccaaatatgaaattgtgCAATCAGCTGTTGAACACCTGGAAAAGGGCTACTGGACCAAGATGAAGGATATTCCCCAGCGGAGGAGAAGGCTTTACACCCATTTTTTCCTGGGCAGTGGGAATGGATTGGATAAATACGTCCACaagaaaaagtttgaaaaagtcACAAAGGTTTTGTCAGTCTCTGAGAAGCGCATGAAGTGGTTCACGGGTGATGCATGGAAAAAGCCTGAGATTGCTACGATGCTGAAACAAGTGTCTGGATGGACTGAAGATGGAGTGGTGTACCTTGACGGCCCTCGCAAGAAGAAGTTCAATATCCTGCCTCTTCATGTACCTTCAGTGCCTCACAGTAATGAACACATCACGTTCTACCTTGGGTTCACATACAGAGGCCCCGTTGCCTGCAACATCATTGtgaaaaaatag